A single window of Aphidius gifuensis isolate YNYX2018 linkage group LG1, ASM1490517v1, whole genome shotgun sequence DNA harbors:
- the LOC122861159 gene encoding uncharacterized protein LOC122861159 produces MSPPKIAKNGRVLHTPRKPDSNIVISPVKIKTKTLSSSFEKLVSPVDVSIASQKFLEFRDDLPEILNKEGDNELTDGPNSFGRIKLQLPMAVLVENQQLIKLENSDDTFTVYHRASIQAYEDEIPEHLKDFFSVEERDDTSTDEASILRIELESGHLSIKPMHFSNRSIIMKQEVYIEVDLDSAVPTLLVCPYLKRTLGDDIK; encoded by the exons ATGAGCCCACCTAAAATTGCAAAGAATGGTAGAGTACTACACACTCCACGAAAACCTGATTCTAATATTGTAATTTCTccggttaaaataaaaacaaaaacactgTCGAGCAGTTTTGA AAAACTTGTCTCACCTGTAGATGTTTCGATAGCCTCCCAAAAATTTCTAGAATTCAGAGATGACTTACCAgagattttaaataaagaaggTGATAATGAATT aactgATGGACCAAATAGTTTTGGAAGAATCAAACTACAATTACCAATGGCTGTGTTAGttgaaaatcaacaattaataaaattggaaaatagTGATGATAC tttCACTGTCTATCACAGAGCTAGCATTCAAGCTTACGAAGATGAAATACCTGAACATTTAAAGGATTTTTTTTCCGTTGAAGAAAGAGATGATACATCAACCGATGAAGCTAGTATACTTCGAATCGAACTTGAGAGTGGTCATCTATCGATTAAACCAATGCACTTTAGTAACCGAAg tataataatgaaacaagaAGTCTACATTGAAGTTGACTTAGATAGTGCAGTACCAACTCTTCTTGTTTGCCCTTATTTAAAAAGAACCTTAGGCGACGATAttaagtag
- the LOC122861157 gene encoding putative mediator of RNA polymerase II transcription subunit 26, with protein MKWKRRPAEFLPEKTFLIIKDDLDSLTETVELNRRKKTKSAPDTGTWPPKIKKSCPYAPIERPKTANLEKPIVLDPNLVNKLDMSLLSKELLCDSMTRIQHDMQKLSSGSMSSRCHRRVPSSEKHSSISNIIDIKTLVTRQKRRSFEQITVEQISSIDKSNTDYQNMKKQLSSSTTFNISDNNINNKKRMNIENKRLDDNNNNSNSNSNNRNGTLRTTLSTLRTIKSSSSRPAEIDVFTGSTKNTAPEPCKTCGRPDQPERFHSHPKGVVPIKISSKDLSNGKTKETIRKTIQKPVALNFRSEKKLNNNKDTKIKDDEKIDKLNDNEKINNKNLLDNKKGPKSVTCYICAREFGTASFPIHEPKCMQRWERENNDLPISQRRLAPQRPIVPLNHQDWNKAAWELSQTQLVPCWKCGRTFLPDRLPVHQKSCKASPKSTTPPKSDKSESLERLENTNNNQLIGLRTICCKVCGRNFGSRSINIHEPQCLKRWQIENERKKDISKWEKNSTTPPRSPSLTTNSSTDILKSRITTCYICGRDFGSASIEIHEPQCLKKWQIENAKLPVSQRRQEPQKPDIIFKNSPTSSSSSSSSSKHVIDWPATTEARWKSHLGQLVPCKKCKRTFNPDRVTIHEVNCKGI; from the exons ATGAAGTGGAAGAGACGACCAGCTGAATTTCTTCCTGAGaagacatttttaattataaaagatGATTTGGATTCATTAacag aaaCAGTCGAGTTAAATcgacgaaaaaaaacaaaatcagcACCCGACACAGGCACTTGGccaccaaaaataaaaaaatcatgtccATATGCTCCAATTGAGCGTCCAAAAACAGCAAATTTAGAAAAACCAATTGTACTAGATCCAAATTTGGTAAATAAACTTGACATGTCATTGTTAAGTAAAGAACTATTATGTGATTCAATGACACGTATACAACACGATATGCAAAAATTGAGTAGTGGGAGTATGTCCTCGAGGTGTCATCGTAGAGTACCATCAAGTGAAAAACATAGTTCAATATCGAACATCATCGACATTAAGACACTTGTCACACGACAAAAACGTCGTAGTTTCGAGCAAATAACAGTTGAACAAATATCAAGCATTGACAAATCAAATACAGATTatcaaaatatgaaaaaacaattatcatcaagtacaacatttaatattagtgacaataatattaataataaaaaacgtatgaatattgaaaataaacgtttagatgataataataataatagtaatagtaatagtaataatcgTAATGGTACATTGAGAACAACTTTATCTACACTCAGAACAATcaagtcatcatcatcaagaccAGCTGAAATTGATGTATTCACTggttcaacaaaaaatacagcACCTGAGCCTTGTAAAACTTGTGGTCGTCCTGATCAACCTGAGCGTTTTCACAGTCATCCAAAAGGTGTTGTTCCTATTAAAATATCCAGTAAAGATTTGTCAAATGGTAAAACTAAAGAAACTATTAGAAAAACTATACAAAAACCTGTTGCATTAAATTTTcgtagtgaaaaaaaattaaataataataaagatacaaaaattaaagatgatgaaaaaattgataaattaaatgataatgaaaaaattaataataaaaatttattggataataaaaaaggaCCAAAAAGTGTAACATGTTATATATGTGCACGTGAATTTGGTACTGCTAGTTTTCCAATTCATGAACCAAAATGCATgcag AGATGGGaaagagaaaataatgatttaccaATATCTCAAAGACGTTTAGCACCTCAAAGACCAATTGTTCCTCTTAATCATCAGGATTGGAATAAAGCCGCCTGGGAACTATCTCAa ACGCAACTGGTACCATGTTGGAAATGTGGAAGAACATTTTTACCTGATCGATTGCCAGTACATCAAAAAAGTTGCAAGGCTTCCCCCAag aGTACTACACCACCGAAATCTGATAAATCTGAAAGTCTCGAGAgacttgaaaatacaaataataatcaacttaTTGGTCTTCGCACAATATGTTGTAAAGTTTGCGGAAGAAATTTTGGCTCAAGAAGTATTAACATTCATGAACCACAGTGTTTAAAAAGATGGCAAATTgagaatgaaagaaaaaaggaTATTTCAAAATGGGAAAAAAACTCAACAACTCCACCTCGATCACCCTCACTAACAACTAATTCTTCAACA gatatattaaaatcaagaATAACAACTTGTTATATATGTGGACGTGATTTTGGTTCAGCAAGTATTGAAATTCACGAGCCtcagtgtttaaaaaaatggcaaaTTGAAAATGCAAAATTACCAGTTAGTCAACGAAGACAAGAGCCACAAAAACcggatataatttttaaaa attctccaacatcatcatcatcatcgtcatcatcatcaaaacatGTAATCGATTGGCCAGCAACAACAGAGGCAAGATGGAAATCACACTTGGGCCAATTAGTACCATGtaaaaaatgcaaaagaaCATTTAATCCAGATCGTGTTACAATTCACGAAGTCAATTGCAAAGGCATTTAA
- the LOC122847877 gene encoding uncharacterized protein LOC122847877, giving the protein MNGVLRNTLRLVGTAKYATNNSTYLRSMMLTTNRLNHSLPLLQSNDPNDNGSEISHATRAKKIWTNFWGTIHATGKKISIFKEEIKTSNINDFEVSFSSSKASLFSQEIKKNCIFPSIFCTELNGGLIIPKSNKTGEKKKTSFEIGHWNASFAGDSLVLHSKTKCQTKKN; this is encoded by the exons atgaatggAGTTTTAAGAAATACATTGCGTCTTGTTGGCACAGCAAAATATGCtacaaataattcaacataTCTACGATCCATGATGCTCACAACTAATCGTTTAAATCATTCATTGCCATTACTTCAATCAAATGATCCTAACGATAATGGATCAGAAATATCACATGCTACTCGAG ctaaaaaaatctGGACTAATTTTTGGGGAACCATTCATGCTACTGGaaagaaaatatcaatatttaaggaagaaataaaaacatcaaatattaatgattttgaGGTATCATTTAGTAGCAGTAAAGcatcattattttcacaagaaataaaaaaaaa ttgTATTTTTCCTTCCATATTCTGCACTGAACTTAATGGAGGATTAATTATACCTAAAAGCAATAAaactggtgaaaaaaaaaaaacttcatttGAAATAGGTCATTGGAATGCATCATTCGCTGGTGATTCATTAGTATTACACTCAAAAACCAAATGTCAAAC taaaaaaaattga